In Phycodurus eques isolate BA_2022a chromosome 23, UOR_Pequ_1.1, whole genome shotgun sequence, a genomic segment contains:
- the batf2 gene encoding basic leucine zipper transcriptional factor ATF-like 2 isoform X1 encodes MSPHFMDTSDEAPSGSERKTSAGYVPGGKRRLKNRDAARKSRKKQTQRVDELHQELLSLEGLNSALEKEIEALKKDVRRYTAALERHRPFCVLRGADGALCPSASAAPHLSPSSHFCPSGLTSRAPHSAFSRDADAESPHLPSSSFSTLHPEDVLSVTSALFPDEGPGTVAGFECPFVSEQADGRPGEVTPSLESILPPFPVAPGTPDDVFAPNAPSMKPCPGELSLSDLLEGNDWILSGVSSPTSPEGHQNAVAEDSFWCPALWK; translated from the exons GAGCGAAAGACCTCGGCGGGGTACGTGCCGGGCGGCAAAAGACGACTGAAGAACCGAGACGCCGCCCGCAAGAGCCGTAAAAAACAAACGCAGCGGGTCGATGAACTCCACCAG GAGCTCCTGAGTCTGGAGGGTTTGAACTCTGCCCTCGAAAAGGAGATCGAAGCCTTGAAAAAAGACGTCCGTCGCTACACCGCGGCGCTGGAGCGCCACCGGCCCTTTTGCGTCCTCCGAGGTGCCGACGGCGCCCTCTGCCCCTCCGCGTCGGCCGCCCCCCATCTGTCGCCCTCGTCCCATTTCTGCCCTTCCGGTCTTACCTCACGCGCTCCTCATTCGGCGTTCAGCCGAGACGCGGACGCGGAATCCCCCCATTTGCCTTCCTCGTCCTTCTCCACGCTTCATCCCGAAGACGTCCTCTCAGTCACGTCTGCACTTTTTCCCGACGAAGGCCCGGGAACGGTTGCCGGTTTCGAGTGCCCTTTCGTATCGGAGCAGGCCGACGGGAGGCCGGGGGAGGTCACGCCGTCGCTCGAGTCCATTCTGCCGCCGTTTCCCGTTGCGCCCGGCACGCCGGACGACGTCTTCGCTCCGAACGCACCCTCGATGAAGCCGTGCCCGGGTGAGCTGTCGCTGTCTGATCTGCTGGAGGGCAATGACTGGATCCTGAGCGGGGTCAGCAGCCCGACCTCTCCGGAAGGGCACCAAAACGCGGTCGCCGAGGACTCATTTTGGTGTCCCGCTTTGtggaaataa
- the batf2 gene encoding uncharacterized protein batf2 isoform X2: MSPHFMDTSDEAPSGSELLSLEGLNSALEKEIEALKKDVRRYTAALERHRPFCVLRGADGALCPSASAAPHLSPSSHFCPSGLTSRAPHSAFSRDADAESPHLPSSSFSTLHPEDVLSVTSALFPDEGPGTVAGFECPFVSEQADGRPGEVTPSLESILPPFPVAPGTPDDVFAPNAPSMKPCPGELSLSDLLEGNDWILSGVSSPTSPEGHQNAVAEDSFWCPALWK; the protein is encoded by the coding sequence GAGCTCCTGAGTCTGGAGGGTTTGAACTCTGCCCTCGAAAAGGAGATCGAAGCCTTGAAAAAAGACGTCCGTCGCTACACCGCGGCGCTGGAGCGCCACCGGCCCTTTTGCGTCCTCCGAGGTGCCGACGGCGCCCTCTGCCCCTCCGCGTCGGCCGCCCCCCATCTGTCGCCCTCGTCCCATTTCTGCCCTTCCGGTCTTACCTCACGCGCTCCTCATTCGGCGTTCAGCCGAGACGCGGACGCGGAATCCCCCCATTTGCCTTCCTCGTCCTTCTCCACGCTTCATCCCGAAGACGTCCTCTCAGTCACGTCTGCACTTTTTCCCGACGAAGGCCCGGGAACGGTTGCCGGTTTCGAGTGCCCTTTCGTATCGGAGCAGGCCGACGGGAGGCCGGGGGAGGTCACGCCGTCGCTCGAGTCCATTCTGCCGCCGTTTCCCGTTGCGCCCGGCACGCCGGACGACGTCTTCGCTCCGAACGCACCCTCGATGAAGCCGTGCCCGGGTGAGCTGTCGCTGTCTGATCTGCTGGAGGGCAATGACTGGATCCTGAGCGGGGTCAGCAGCCCGACCTCTCCGGAAGGGCACCAAAACGCGGTCGCCGAGGACTCATTTTGGTGTCCCGCTTTGtggaaataa